AGATACTGGACGAGTCCGCGCAATATCCCCTCACGCTGGACGAGCTGCAACGGGTGCTGGACCGCGCCCGTAACGTGCTGGACGCCGATCGCGCCGAAATCACCATGCGATTCAAGTATTTCCTGCGCAAACGTGCCCCCATCACGGGTGCAACAGGCTGGCTGGATGCCGATGTCGAGTGGGCGGTGACCATGGAGAACGGCAGCGTGACCCGGCTGGTACGGGTGAACATGCCGGTGAAATCGTTGTGTCCCTGTAGCAAACAGATTGCCCTGTACGGCGCACACAATCAGCGTGCCTATATCCGCGTCGAGATCGAGCTGTTACCTTCTACCCGCGACTTAGATATGGAAGACCTTTGTACGCTTCTGGAGGAACAGGGCAGCAGTCCGTTGTATCCTGTACTCAAACGACCCGATGAGAAATACGTTACGGAAACCGCATACGACAATGCCAAATTCGTGGAGGACATACTGCGCGACTCGGTACTGGCGTTGAGGCATCTACCGGGCATACGGCGGTTTAAGGTGGAATGCGAATCGGTAGAATCCATACACAACCACAACGCCTTTGCCGCAACAGAGGAGTGGCTTTCACCCCTGTAATCATACTTCTGGCTGCCGTCGTCGGGGGAGCAGGTGCAGAGACCATGCAGCCTTCTCCCCCCTCTATACTAACCTCCCCGCAACCCGCTGGTTTCGAGAGCCTGACGCTGAAGCCTCTTGCTGCAAACACCGCAGCCATCGTACTTACCCCACACTGGAACCGGCAAAAAACTGCCCAAACCGACCCCAGGTATGGCTGGCTGTTCACCGTCGCCTGCTACGGTTACTTCCGCACCGACCATCTGAAACAGCCGGAGCTGCGCTTTCGCGTATACGCCCAGCAAGCCGAAGACCTGCCTGTCGTCCAGAAGGTATGTCGTTTGCTTCTCCGACTGCAGGAAATCGCGTGGATGAGGCTGCGTCTTCAGGTGAACCTGCAGGGTGAGCGTGTGCTGAACGTCTGGCTGTGCCGACAGGGCAACTCTGGCGGCGAGCAGTGGCGCAACAATCTCTATGTCTACTCGATTCAGGAGATTCATGAACCGCTGGAATGGCTGCGCGAAGTGGCGCACGAGTTTTCGCACGCTCTCATTCCAGGCATCACAGGCTAC
The Bacillota bacterium genome window above contains:
- the folE2 gene encoding GTP cyclohydrolase FolE2, with amino-acid sequence MPDVANLEDRRQVPIPRVGVRGVQLPVQIASGKNGAFHTVASVDFAVSLQPNKKGTHMSRLMQILDESAQYPLTLDELQRVLDRARNVLDADRAEITMRFKYFLRKRAPITGATGWLDADVEWAVTMENGSVTRLVRVNMPVKSLCPCSKQIALYGAHNQRAYIRVEIELLPSTRDLDMEDLCTLLEEQGSSPLYPVLKRPDEKYVTETAYDNAKFVEDILRDSVLALRHLPGIRRFKVECESVESIHNHNAFAATEEWLSPL